One Candidatus Neomarinimicrobiota bacterium DNA window includes the following coding sequences:
- the kdsA gene encoding 3-deoxy-8-phosphooctulonate synthase: protein MDKRVNVANVEFGGDALPLIAGPCVIESRDHSLKMAESIRLVTEKLGIPFIFKSSFDKANRSAAGSFRGPDMDEGLKILSEVKKEMGVPVLTDVHLPDQCEPVGEVSDVLQIPAFLCRQTDLLLAAGETGKTINIKKGQFLAPGKMAHAAEKVTSTGNNNILLTERGSSFGYGLVSDMTSIPVMKGIGYPVVFDATHSAQVPGGEATTGGQRDMIPTLAKAAVAAGCNGLFMEVHDNPDEAKSDAATQWPLDQLEELLISLQKVHQAVN, encoded by the coding sequence ATGGATAAAAGAGTTAATGTGGCCAATGTAGAATTCGGTGGAGATGCTTTGCCGCTTATCGCAGGACCATGCGTCATTGAATCCAGGGATCATAGTTTGAAGATGGCAGAATCCATTAGATTAGTCACAGAAAAATTGGGTATTCCTTTTATTTTCAAAAGTTCATTTGATAAAGCCAATCGCTCTGCGGCAGGGTCATTTCGTGGACCTGATATGGACGAAGGGCTTAAGATTTTGTCCGAAGTAAAAAAAGAAATGGGCGTCCCCGTGTTAACAGATGTTCATCTTCCGGATCAATGCGAACCTGTTGGTGAGGTGTCTGATGTACTACAAATTCCTGCATTTCTATGTCGTCAGACTGATCTACTTTTGGCCGCAGGAGAAACTGGTAAAACCATTAATATTAAAAAAGGCCAGTTTCTGGCACCGGGCAAAATGGCCCATGCAGCGGAAAAAGTGACATCCACAGGAAATAACAATATTTTACTTACTGAACGGGGTTCATCATTTGGTTATGGTTTGGTGTCAGATATGACGTCCATACCTGTCATGAAAGGCATAGGTTACCCCGTGGTTTTTGATGCTACCCATTCTGCCCAGGTGCCCGGCGGCGAAGCCACCACCGGCGGCCAAAGAGATATGATACCAACCTTGGCAAAAGCGGCTGTAGCTGCCGGATGTAACGGATTATTTATGGAAGTCCATGATAATCCTGACGAAGCAAAATCTGACGCTGCCACGCAGTGGCCATTGGATCAATTAGAAGAATTGCTAATATCATTGCAGAAAGTGCATCAAGCGGTGAATTGA